The Desulfovibrio sp. UIB00 genome has a window encoding:
- the opp1C gene encoding nickel/cobalt ABC transporter permease codes for MRVWRRLRNDPVGMICLCFLLAVAALALCAPLTAPWDPTAIDIKNKFAAWSLAHPLGTDQLGRDVLSRLIWGGRATLGFSLLTMGITLVIGSGLGIVAGFCRGKVDETIMRFCDVMMSFPSEVLILAIVGMLGPGLGNVVIASVIAKWPWYSRMVRSVVMQYTDVNYVRFARVAGCGMWHIFRRHLLPGALGEIIVLATLDTGSVILSVSALSFLGLGVQPPTAEWGAMLSDAKDIMSMYPQQMLPAGLTILLVVAAFNFLGDSLRDAIDPAHTTLQGVSL; via the coding sequence ATGAGGGTATGGCGGCGGCTGCGCAACGACCCTGTGGGCATGATCTGCCTGTGCTTTCTGCTTGCCGTGGCGGCGCTTGCCCTTTGCGCGCCCCTGACGGCTCCGTGGGACCCCACGGCCATTGATATAAAAAACAAATTTGCGGCATGGTCGCTGGCGCATCCCCTTGGCACGGACCAGCTCGGCAGGGACGTATTGTCCCGGCTCATCTGGGGCGGGCGCGCCACCCTGGGCTTTTCGCTGCTCACCATGGGCATAACCCTTGTTATCGGCAGCGGATTGGGCATTGTGGCTGGTTTCTGTCGCGGCAAGGTTGACGAAACCATCATGCGCTTTTGCGATGTGATGATGTCCTTCCCCAGCGAGGTACTCATTCTGGCCATAGTGGGCATGCTTGGGCCGGGGCTTGGCAATGTGGTCATTGCCAGCGTGATTGCCAAGTGGCCCTGGTATTCGCGCATGGTTCGCTCTGTGGTCATGCAGTATACGGACGTCAATTATGTGCGCTTTGCCCGCGTGGCGGGCTGCGGCATGTGGCACATCTTCCGCAGGCATCTGCTGCCCGGCGCGCTGGGCGAAATCATTGTGCTGGCAACACTCGATACCGGGTCGGTGATCCTGTCGGTTTCGGCTTTGTCCTTTCTGGGTCTTGGCGTACAGCCGCCCACGGCGGAGTGGGGCGCCATGCTCAGCGACGCCAAGGACATCATGTCCATGTATCCGCAGCAGATGCTGCCCGCAGGGCTGACAATCCTGCTGGTTGTGGCGGCCTTCAACTTTTTGGGCGACAGCCTGCGCGATGCCATTGACCCAGCCCACACTACCCTGCAGGGAGTGAGCCTGTGA
- a CDS encoding ABC transporter ATP-binding protein — MSDVLDVRDLRVVQRANGQELVHGVSFRLAAGACLGIVGESGSGKTLTCRSIMGLLPPTLAGEGTAVFNGIDLVHAPAEQMRQLRGSKIAMVLQQPMTAFDPLYTMGAQFRETLTAHGAYTAGQADDLAVTMFGRVRLDAPQEILRSYPHELSGGMLQRCMIALALALEPQIIVADEPTTALDAETQFEVVQRFLELRAQCNTAMIFVSHDLGVVQRLADAVLVMKDGRCVEYGPAETVFNAPQHEYTQYLIRTRLALTRGFEAMLERAHA; from the coding sequence GTGTCCGATGTCCTTGATGTGCGCGATCTGCGCGTGGTGCAGCGCGCAAACGGGCAGGAGCTTGTGCACGGCGTGAGCTTTAGGCTTGCCGCCGGGGCCTGCCTTGGCATTGTGGGCGAAAGCGGCAGCGGCAAAACCCTGACCTGTCGCAGCATCATGGGCCTGTTGCCGCCCACGCTTGCGGGAGAGGGCACAGCTGTTTTTAATGGTATTGATCTTGTGCATGCCCCAGCGGAGCAGATGCGCCAGCTCCGGGGCAGCAAGATTGCCATGGTCTTGCAACAGCCCATGACGGCCTTTGACCCCCTGTACACCATGGGGGCGCAGTTTAGAGAAACCCTGACTGCGCATGGGGCGTACACCGCCGGGCAGGCCGATGATCTGGCCGTAACCATGTTCGGACGTGTGCGCCTTGACGCACCGCAGGAAATTTTGCGCAGCTACCCGCACGAGCTTTCGGGCGGCATGCTGCAACGCTGCATGATTGCTCTGGCATTGGCCCTTGAGCCGCAGATCATTGTTGCCGACGAACCCACCACGGCACTGGATGCGGAAACGCAGTTTGAAGTCGTGCAACGGTTTCTGGAGCTGCGGGCACAGTGCAATACCGCCATGATCTTTGTTTCGCACGATCTGGGCGTGGTGCAGCGCCTGGCAGATGCCGTGCTTGTGATGAAGGATGGCCGCTGCGTGGAATACGGCCCTGCGGAAACAGTGTTCAACGCGCCGCAGCACGAATATACGCAGTATCTCATCCGCACGAGGCTTGCGCTGACGCGGGGCTTTGAAGCCATGCTGGAGCGCGCCCATGCTTGA
- a CDS encoding aspartate ammonia-lyase: protein MSSSGAQAGVAQLTTQPYRQESDALGAVDVPLSAYWGVHTARALANFPLSGRAVRPELVRAMALVKLACCRANEELGYLPQAEAQAIAHACREVADGGLAHAFVVDALQGGAGTSTNMNMNEVLANRAEELLGGSLGSYARIAPLRHVNLHQSTNDVYPTAVRVAALFLLKDLEQAIAALQSAFQEKELAFRHILKVGRTQLQDAVPVTLGMECSAWAECLSRDRWRVFKCAERLRVVNLGGTAVGTGITAPRKYIFLVVEKLREVTGLGLSRAENLMDATQNVDPLVEVSGILKAHAVNLFKICADLRLLSSGPSAGIGELKLPARQAGSSIMPGKVNPVICEAASQAALRVMADDSAVTQAAFLGQLELNAFMPLLADCLLGSMHLLAQANTMLADNCVLGLEADEAACARHLARSFATVTALVPVLGYALAGEIAAQAHKTGQSVRAVVLERGLMKAEDVDSLLSAEAATALGHR from the coding sequence ATGAGCAGTTCCGGCGCGCAGGCGGGTGTTGCGCAGCTAACTACGCAGCCGTACAGGCAGGAATCGGACGCACTGGGCGCAGTGGATGTTCCCCTGTCGGCATACTGGGGCGTGCATACGGCCCGTGCGCTGGCAAATTTCCCACTTTCGGGCCGTGCCGTCAGGCCGGAGCTTGTGCGGGCGATGGCTCTCGTCAAGCTGGCCTGCTGTCGCGCCAACGAGGAGCTTGGCTATCTGCCCCAGGCCGAGGCGCAGGCCATTGCCCATGCCTGCCGCGAGGTTGCCGATGGCGGTCTGGCTCATGCCTTTGTGGTGGATGCCCTGCAAGGCGGCGCGGGAACGTCCACCAACATGAATATGAACGAGGTACTCGCCAACCGGGCCGAAGAACTGCTTGGGGGCAGCCTTGGCTCTTACGCCCGCATAGCCCCCCTGCGTCATGTGAACCTTCACCAGTCCACCAACGATGTGTACCCAACTGCGGTGAGGGTTGCCGCCCTGTTTCTGCTCAAGGATCTGGAACAGGCCATTGCCGCCCTGCAATCTGCCTTTCAGGAAAAAGAACTGGCCTTTCGTCATATTCTCAAGGTGGGCCGCACCCAGTTGCAGGATGCCGTGCCCGTGACCCTTGGCATGGAGTGTTCCGCCTGGGCGGAATGCCTCTCGCGCGACCGCTGGCGCGTGTTCAAGTGCGCAGAGCGACTGCGCGTGGTCAACCTTGGCGGCACGGCGGTGGGTACGGGCATAACCGCCCCCCGCAAATACATTTTTCTGGTGGTCGAAAAGCTGCGCGAGGTCACGGGGCTGGGCCTTTCGCGGGCAGAAAATCTGATGGACGCCACGCAGAATGTTGATCCACTGGTTGAAGTTTCTGGCATTCTTAAAGCTCATGCAGTAAATTTATTCAAAATTTGCGCTGATTTGCGCTTGCTTTCATCCGGTCCATCGGCGGGAATCGGCGAGCTTAAACTGCCTGCAAGGCAGGCTGGGTCAAGCATCATGCCGGGCAAGGTCAACCCCGTAATATGCGAGGCCGCATCACAGGCCGCTCTGCGGGTCATGGCCGATGACAGCGCCGTGACTCAGGCCGCATTTCTGGGGCAACTGGAGCTCAACGCATTCATGCCGCTGCTGGCGGATTGCCTGCTTGGCAGCATGCATCTGCTGGCGCAGGCCAATACCATGCTGGCCGATAATTGCGTGCTGGGCCTTGAGGCAGACGAAGCCGCCTGCGCCCGTCATCTTGCCAGGTCATTTGCCACGGTTACTGCGCTTGTGCCGGTGCTTGGCTATGCGCTTGCGGGCGAAATTGCCGCCCAGGCGCACAAAACAGGGCAGAGCGTGCGCGCCGTGGTGCTGGAGAGGGGCCTGATGAAGGCGGAAGATGTGGACAGCCTGCTCAGCGCAGAAGCCGCAACCGCGCTTGGACACAGGTAG
- the opp1B gene encoding nickel/cobalt ABC transporter permease: MKAYILRRLLLTIPLLLGISFVSFVIIQLSPSDPAEVAVRVNEIVPTDEVLALTREQLGLNKPFMTRYADWMCAVAQGDLGRRYVDNKPVAQELARALPPTLWLALTATLFMAVCSVGMAFLCAMYEGRTVDYLLRSFIFLGTATPGFWAGLLLMWLFSVKLNWLPTSGMQGASSVILPAATLSLSYISTYARLLRNSMVLNKQKPSVLYARARGLTRGMIWRHIFRNSLQSTLTGLGMSLPKLMAGTFVVETIFAWPGLGWLCVTAIFNRDFPVIQAYVLLMAVMFVGCNLLVDILCAVIDPRLRARGQA; the protein is encoded by the coding sequence ATGAAAGCATACATTCTACGCCGCCTTTTGCTGACAATCCCGCTTTTGCTGGGGATTTCCTTTGTTTCATTCGTCATCATCCAGCTCAGCCCAAGCGATCCGGCCGAGGTGGCAGTCCGCGTCAATGAGATAGTGCCCACGGATGAAGTGCTGGCGCTCACGCGTGAGCAGCTTGGTCTCAACAAGCCTTTTATGACGCGCTATGCGGACTGGATGTGCGCTGTAGCGCAGGGCGATCTGGGCAGGCGCTATGTGGACAACAAGCCCGTTGCGCAGGAGCTGGCCCGGGCGCTGCCCCCCACCTTGTGGCTGGCGCTGACGGCAACCTTGTTCATGGCGGTGTGCAGCGTGGGCATGGCTTTTTTGTGCGCCATGTATGAGGGGCGCACCGTGGATTACCTGTTGCGGAGTTTCATTTTTCTTGGCACGGCCACGCCCGGTTTCTGGGCCGGGCTACTGCTCATGTGGCTCTTTTCCGTCAAGCTCAACTGGTTGCCCACCAGCGGCATGCAGGGCGCAAGCTCGGTCATTCTGCCCGCAGCGACACTCTCCTTGTCCTATATTTCCACCTATGCGCGGCTTCTGCGTAATAGCATGGTGCTGAACAAGCAGAAGCCTTCCGTGCTCTATGCGCGGGCAAGGGGCCTCACGCGGGGCATGATCTGGCGTCATATATTTCGCAATTCCCTGCAATCCACCCTGACCGGGCTCGGTATGTCGCTGCCAAAGCTCATGGCCGGAACTTTTGTGGTAGAAACCATTTTCGCCTGGCCCGGCCTCGGCTGGCTGTGCGTCACCGCCATTTTTAACCGCGATTTCCCCGTTATTCAGGCCTATGTGCTGCTGATGGCCGTGATGTTTGTGGGCTGCAACCTGCTGGTGGACATCTTGTGCGCAGTCATTGATCCGCGCCTGCGCGCCAGGGGGCAGGCATGA
- a CDS encoding class I SAM-dependent methyltransferase, giving the protein MNRYAADTACAIPDALPVPGPTLTGRIENYWSRRAESYGEIRRHELACEKKSLWLAEIMPHLPEARPLRILDVGTGAGFFAILLAEQGHCVCGVDMTQAMLDEGAALARKAGCDVAFQRMDACCLEFESASFDAVISRNLTWTLQDAAAAYREWNRVLRPGGVLLNFDADYGSVSFLDLAHQPGVHAHAGVNDDMMLECENIRRQLPLSSESRPVWDVQTLRSSGFSDCWCDHGLSARIYAHRDETYNPVPMFALRAIK; this is encoded by the coding sequence ATGAACCGCTACGCCGCAGATACAGCCTGCGCCATCCCGGATGCCCTGCCCGTCCCCGGCCCGACGCTCACGGGCCGCATAGAAAACTACTGGTCGCGCCGGGCCGAAAGCTATGGCGAAATACGGCGTCATGAGCTTGCCTGTGAGAAAAAATCCCTGTGGCTGGCGGAAATCATGCCCCATCTGCCAGAGGCTAGGCCATTGCGCATCCTTGATGTGGGTACAGGGGCCGGATTTTTCGCCATACTGCTGGCAGAGCAGGGACATTGCGTCTGCGGCGTGGACATGACCCAGGCCATGCTGGATGAAGGCGCGGCCCTTGCCCGGAAAGCCGGGTGCGATGTGGCCTTTCAGCGCATGGACGCCTGTTGCCTTGAGTTTGAATCCGCAAGTTTTGACGCTGTGATTTCGCGCAACCTCACCTGGACACTTCAGGATGCCGCTGCCGCGTACCGGGAGTGGAACCGGGTGCTGCGGCCCGGCGGGGTGCTCCTGAATTTTGACGCTGACTACGGCTCGGTTTCTTTTCTGGATTTGGCGCATCAGCCGGGCGTTCACGCCCATGCGGGCGTAAATGACGACATGATGCTTGAATGCGAAAACATTCGCCGCCAGTTGCCGCTCAGTTCAGAATCCCGCCCGGTATGGGACGTGCAGACCCTGCGCAGCTCTGGTTTTTCAGACTGCTGGTGCGACCACGGCCTGAGCGCGCGCATCTACGCCCACCGCGATGAAACCTACAATCCTGTGCCCATGTTTGCCCTGCGGGCGATAAAGTAG
- a CDS encoding outer membrane homotrimeric porin, whose protein sequence is MRKKVLSLLAAAALLPGLAATAQAVDFKTKGVWIMNFEYGGGGNFMERGRSINGVQANRTTGWGRYNEDQFEAKSRVRLQLDAVASEALSGTVYFEIGRQYWGQSGNKSGAALGADGNNVIKIKHSYLDWTMPQTDVKVRMGIQRIFLPDYVTEASQAFDADTAGITVSVPVNEHLSLTGFWARAYNDNWAGNDNSPQNYLDNFDLFGLTAPLRFEGVNITPWGLVGAFGSNTFRKNNDFYGKNNDGAGALGVAPATYALSNGKVGRQIANAYSTIFWAGLTGEAVAWNPFRLAWSFNYGQSDTGVETLNRKGWYGSLLAEYSMDWGVPGIYGWYTSGDDGNVKNGSERMPTIEANNESTNGLDSFGTLGTLTLGRDTLLGSTFVGTWGVGARVKDVSFLDKLKHTFHANLLGGTNSPTMAKYIKGQKDVDGQTLFRPDVTPGSMGDFNTANYYGLYLTSRDYAAEFGVTSTYQMYDNFKILVEANYIALWLDQSKDVWGGYSTTSGARMGGVTTQDAWNVNMSFIYKF, encoded by the coding sequence ATGCGGAAAAAAGTTTTATCGCTTCTGGCTGCCGCAGCCTTGCTGCCGGGCCTTGCCGCCACTGCGCAGGCTGTGGACTTCAAGACCAAGGGCGTCTGGATCATGAATTTTGAATATGGCGGCGGCGGCAATTTTATGGAACGGGGGCGCTCTATCAATGGCGTGCAGGCCAACCGCACCACAGGTTGGGGCCGTTATAATGAAGACCAGTTCGAGGCCAAGTCGCGTGTGCGCCTTCAGCTTGACGCCGTGGCATCAGAAGCGCTTTCCGGCACCGTATACTTTGAAATTGGCCGCCAGTACTGGGGGCAGTCCGGCAACAAGTCCGGCGCGGCTCTGGGGGCCGACGGCAACAACGTCATCAAGATCAAGCACAGTTACCTTGACTGGACCATGCCGCAAACCGATGTAAAGGTTCGCATGGGCATTCAGCGTATCTTTCTGCCGGACTACGTGACCGAAGCCTCGCAGGCCTTTGACGCCGACACCGCAGGCATAACGGTTTCCGTGCCCGTGAACGAACACCTCTCGCTCACAGGATTCTGGGCGCGCGCCTACAATGACAACTGGGCCGGCAATGACAATTCTCCACAGAACTATCTGGACAACTTTGATCTTTTCGGCCTTACCGCTCCCCTGCGTTTTGAAGGCGTCAACATCACGCCCTGGGGCCTTGTGGGCGCATTTGGCAGCAACACCTTTCGCAAGAACAATGATTTTTACGGCAAGAACAACGATGGCGCGGGCGCGCTGGGCGTAGCCCCCGCCACCTATGCCCTCAGTAACGGAAAGGTCGGGCGGCAGATCGCCAATGCCTATTCCACCATTTTCTGGGCGGGCCTGACAGGCGAAGCCGTGGCCTGGAATCCCTTCCGGCTGGCGTGGAGCTTTAACTACGGGCAGTCGGACACAGGCGTTGAAACCCTGAACCGCAAGGGCTGGTACGGCTCCCTGTTGGCAGAATACAGCATGGATTGGGGTGTGCCCGGTATCTACGGCTGGTATACAAGCGGCGACGACGGCAACGTGAAAAACGGCTCCGAGCGCATGCCCACCATTGAAGCCAACAACGAAAGCACCAACGGGCTGGACAGCTTTGGTACGCTTGGCACACTCACCCTTGGGCGCGATACCCTGCTTGGCTCCACCTTTGTGGGAACCTGGGGCGTGGGCGCGCGGGTCAAGGACGTGAGCTTTCTGGACAAGCTCAAGCACACCTTCCACGCTAACCTGCTTGGCGGCACCAACAGCCCCACCATGGCCAAGTACATCAAGGGACAGAAGGATGTGGACGGGCAAACCCTGTTCCGCCCCGATGTAACCCCCGGCAGCATGGGCGACTTTAACACGGCCAACTACTACGGCCTGTACCTGACCTCGCGCGACTACGCAGCGGAATTTGGCGTCACCTCCACCTACCAGATGTACGACAACTTCAAAATTCTGGTGGAAGCCAACTACATTGCCCTGTGGCTTGACCAGTCCAAGGATGTCTGGGGCGGCTACAGCACCACAAGCGGCGCTCGTATGGGCGGCGTCACCACCCAGGACGCCTGGAACGTCAACATGAGCTTTATCTACAAATTCTAA
- a CDS encoding dipeptide/oligopeptide/nickel ABC transporter ATP-binding protein, giving the protein MLEVRNICKSYGKGGLWNPQPKTVLHDVSFHIPVGATVGLVGESGSGKSTLSRIVLGLERPSSGTVLLEGQSVGQWLRRNPGRMSVVFQDYTTSVNPAYTIRSIIREPLLACGRGTGSDRAVLALMERVGLAANLADRLPHEVSGGQLQRVCIARAIATDPRFVVFDEAISSLDVSVQTRILDLLRELKGNMTYFFIAHDLQAVTYLCDDILFMHQGRIVEQAAGTGLAGVSHPYAQKLVSSAILFRSAWNG; this is encoded by the coding sequence ATGCTTGAGGTAAGAAATATCTGCAAAAGCTATGGCAAGGGCGGATTGTGGAATCCCCAGCCCAAAACTGTTCTGCATGACGTGAGTTTTCACATCCCCGTGGGCGCGACAGTGGGGCTGGTGGGCGAGAGCGGCAGCGGCAAAAGCACGCTGAGCCGCATTGTTCTCGGGCTGGAGCGCCCAAGCAGCGGCACGGTATTGCTAGAAGGGCAGAGTGTGGGCCAGTGGCTGCGGCGCAATCCTGGCCGTATGAGCGTGGTTTTTCAGGATTACACAACCTCGGTCAATCCGGCCTACACCATCCGCAGCATCATCCGCGAGCCTTTGCTGGCCTGCGGCAGAGGCACAGGGTCGGACAGGGCAGTGCTTGCGCTGATGGAGCGCGTGGGCCTTGCCGCAAACCTTGCAGACCGCTTGCCCCATGAGGTCAGCGGCGGTCAGTTGCAGCGGGTGTGCATTGCCCGCGCCATCGCCACGGATCCCCGCTTTGTGGTCTTTGACGAGGCCATCAGCTCGCTGGATGTTTCGGTGCAGACCCGCATTCTTGACCTGCTGCGCGAGCTCAAGGGCAACATGACCTATTTTTTTATTGCGCACGACCTTCAGGCCGTGACCTATCTGTGCGATGATATCCTTTTTATGCATCAGGGCCGCATTGTGGAACAGGCCGCAGGCACAGGGCTGGCTGGCGTTTCGCACCCCTACGCGCAAAAACTGGTGAGTTCGGCAATCCTGTTTCGTTCGGCCTGGAATGGATAA
- the nikA gene encoding nickel ABC transporter substrate-binding protein, with product MRKIGFVLAALICCLNISACQNDEKSTAQAQRTEMVYASTKDIRIINPHLYSGEMAAQNMVFEPLVVNTPEGVKPCLAESWEISPDGRVYTFHLRKGVTFTDGAPFDAAAVKLNMDAIVANKPRHAWLDMVNEIERNEVVDTHTYRLVLKHPYYPTLVELGLVRPFRMISPNCFINGQTKDGVSGYVGTGPWVLTEHKDKQYALFTANKNYWGAQPKLQAVRWRVMPDHQTIMLALQKGEIDLVFGADGDMLNMDAFNALQKEGKYATLISKPIASRAILLNAHQPVTKDRAVRMALQYAVNKQAIVDGVLNGTESVADTLISSTVPYCDLGLPARGYDPAKAAAMLEAAGWKLGPDGLRAKDGQKAIVRLYYNSQNAQERTLAEYVQSDLKKVGIEMKIIGEEKQAFLDRQRTGDFELQYSLSWGTPYDPQSYLSSWRIPAHGDYQAQVGMERKEWLDKTISQLMIEPNEATRKAMYKEILTYVHDEGVYIPISYSRTKAVHSKALQGVGFGVSQYEVPFEKMYFENTPAR from the coding sequence ATGCGAAAAATCGGTTTTGTACTGGCGGCCCTGATCTGCTGCCTGAACATATCCGCCTGCCAGAATGATGAAAAATCCACTGCCCAGGCGCAGCGTACCGAAATGGTCTACGCCAGCACCAAGGACATACGCATCATCAATCCCCATCTTTACTCCGGGGAAATGGCCGCCCAGAATATGGTTTTTGAGCCGCTGGTGGTGAATACCCCTGAGGGTGTGAAGCCCTGCCTTGCCGAAAGCTGGGAAATTTCGCCCGATGGCCGCGTGTACACATTCCATTTGCGCAAGGGCGTGACTTTTACTGATGGTGCGCCATTTGACGCCGCCGCCGTCAAGCTGAACATGGACGCCATTGTTGCCAACAAGCCGCGCCACGCATGGCTTGATATGGTGAACGAAATCGAGCGCAACGAAGTTGTGGACACGCACACATACAGGCTTGTGCTCAAGCACCCGTACTATCCCACCCTGGTGGAGCTGGGGCTTGTGCGGCCTTTCCGCATGATTTCACCCAACTGCTTTATCAACGGTCAGACCAAGGACGGCGTTTCCGGCTATGTGGGCACTGGCCCCTGGGTGCTGACCGAACATAAGGACAAGCAGTACGCGCTGTTTACGGCCAACAAGAATTACTGGGGCGCTCAGCCCAAGCTGCAGGCCGTGCGCTGGCGCGTCATGCCTGACCACCAGACCATCATGCTTGCCCTGCAAAAGGGTGAAATTGACCTTGTTTTTGGCGCAGACGGCGACATGCTGAACATGGACGCCTTTAACGCGCTGCAAAAAGAAGGCAAGTACGCCACCCTAATCAGCAAGCCCATTGCCTCGCGCGCTATCCTGCTCAACGCGCACCAGCCTGTGACCAAGGACCGCGCAGTGCGCATGGCCCTGCAATATGCGGTCAACAAGCAGGCCATTGTGGACGGCGTTCTGAACGGCACGGAAAGTGTGGCCGACACGCTTATTTCGTCCACTGTGCCCTATTGCGACCTTGGCCTGCCCGCGCGCGGCTATGACCCGGCAAAAGCCGCAGCCATGCTTGAGGCTGCTGGCTGGAAGCTCGGCCCCGATGGCTTGCGCGCCAAGGACGGGCAAAAGGCCATAGTGCGCCTGTATTATAATTCGCAGAACGCGCAGGAGCGCACCCTTGCCGAATACGTGCAGAGCGATCTGAAAAAGGTCGGCATAGAAATGAAGATCATCGGCGAGGAAAAGCAGGCATTTCTTGACCGTCAGCGCACTGGCGATTTTGAATTGCAATACTCGCTTTCGTGGGGAACCCCCTATGACCCGCAGTCCTATCTTTCGTCCTGGCGCATCCCCGCGCACGGCGATTATCAGGCGCAGGTGGGCATGGAACGCAAGGAATGGCTGGATAAAACCATCAGCCAGCTCATGATCGAGCCAAATGAAGCCACCCGCAAGGCCATGTACAAGGAAATTCTGACCTACGTGCATGACGAGGGCGTGTATATTCCCATTTCATACTCGCGCACCAAGGCAGTGCATTCCAAAGCATTGCAGGGCGTTGGATTCGGCGTGTCGCAGTACGAAGTACCCTTTGAAAAAATGTATTTCGAGAACACCCCCGCCCGCTAG